A genomic window from Sorex araneus isolate mSorAra2 chromosome 2, mSorAra2.pri, whole genome shotgun sequence includes:
- the LOC129401662 gene encoding collagen alpha-2(I) chain-like: MLPALRPHPVGAPGPWCCSREARRTVHPGLGGGAEMGGGEAGRTVVGGNREREERGAEKQDREAGVGGEEPVRGRQGRGMQTPETGAADGVGGGRRGGLGEGGKLMGLAVRGIRRGAGRMLGMEIRAPAGEEGGKQKGVGTHGAGGWEGRSVRSGRGVRGARRGSAGSGCALCPGAPLTLRRRRPPAPFPGLPPNLLSTSAAVCEGGAKPRTGSPSQIPGWISGNGDWPPPTTAPPPRAPHCQGAPRLRAAVRDPGRGDVRGPPAGSAEQARGRCPFWSTPGGNRKTLESLSQDLCSPPGTWARFLPKDQLACPPSAPTAPTKYAEQAPT; encoded by the coding sequence ATGCTCCCcgccctgcgcccccaccccgtTGGAGCCCCGGGACCTTGGTGCTGCTCCAGGGAGGCGCGCCGGACCGTGCACCCGGGTCTGGGTGGGGGCGCTGAGATGGGCGGGGGGGAAGCGGGGAGGACAGTCGTGGGGGGCAAtcgggagagggaggagaggggggcagAAAAGCAGGAccgggaggctggggtggggggggaagaacCGGTGCGGGGGAGGCAAGGGCGGGGAATGCAGACTCCAGAGACGGGAGCCgcggatggggtgggagggggtcggAGAGGGGGtctcggggagggtgggaagctAATGGGGCTGGCCGTGCGGGGGATTcgcaggggcgcggggaggatgctggggatggagatACGGGCGCCggcgggggaggaaggagggaagcagaAGGGGGTGGGAAcccacggggcggggggctgggaggggaggagcGTGCGATCCGGGAGAGGGGTCCGGGGGGCTCGCCGGGGCTCGGCTGGGTCCGGATGCGCGCTGTGTCCGGGCGCTCCCCTCACATTGAGGAGGaggcggccccccgcccccttccccggTCTCCCCCCCAACCTTCTCTCCACCAGCGCCGCTGTCTGCGAGGGCGGTGCAAAACCCAGGACTGGATCTCCCTCCCAAATCCCGGGCTGGATTTCCGGGAACGGGGACTGGCCGCCTCCAACcaccgcgccccctccccgcgcacCCCACTGTCAGGGCGCGCCGCGGCTGCGGGCGGCCGTCAGGGACCCCGGGAGGGGGGACGTCAGGGGGCCGCCCGCGGGGAGCGCGGAGCAAGCGCGGGGCCGTTGCCCGTTCTGGAGTACCCCAGGGGGAAACAGAAAAACCCTGGAATCCCTTTCCCAGGACCTCTGTTCGCCCCCGGGCACCTGGGCACGTTTCTTGCCCAAGGACCAGCTTGCTTGCCCACCCTCAGCCCCTACGGCGCCCACAAAATACGCCGAGCAGGCCCCGACTTGA
- the CDK4 gene encoding cyclin-dependent kinase 4: MATSRYEPVAEIGVGAYGTVYKARDPHSGHFVALKSVRVPNGEGAGGGLPISTVREVALLRRLEAFEHPNVVRLMDVCATARTDRETKVTLVFEHVDQDLRTYLDKAPPPGLPVETIKDLMCQFLRGLDFLHANCIVHRDLKPENILVTSSGTVKLADFGLARIYSYQMALTPVVVTLWYRAPEVLLQSTYATPVDMWSVGCIFAEMFRRKPLFCGNSEADQLGKIFDLIGLPPEEDWPRDVSLPRGAFSPRGPRPVQSVVPEMEESGAQLLLEMLTFNPHKRISAFRALQHPYLQNGEGNPE, encoded by the exons ATGGCTACCTCCCGCTATGAGCCAGTGGCCGAGATTGGCGTCGGTGCCTACGGGACGGTGTACAAGGCCCGCGATCCCCACAGCGGCCACTTTGTGGCCCTCAAAAGCGTGAGAGTCCCCAACGGAGAAGGTGCTGGAGGGGGCCTGCCCATCAGCACCGTCCGGGAGGTGGCATTGCTCAGGCGGCTGGAGGCTTTTGAGCATCCCAATGTTGTTCG GCTGATGGACGTCTGTGCCACCGCCCGGACTGACCGGGAGACCAAAGTGACCCTGGTATTTGAGCATGTGGACCAAGACCTGAGGACTTACCTGGATAAGGCCCCCCCACCAGGGTTGCCGGTGGAGACCATCAAG GATCTGATGTGCCAGTTCCTAAGAGGCCTGGATTTTCTTCATGCCAACTGCATCGTTCACCGGGACCTGAAGCCAGAGAACATTCTGGTGACAAGTAGCGGAACAGTCAAGCTGGCTGACTTTGGCCTGGCGAGAATCTACAGCTACCAGATGGCCCTCACGCCTGTG GTTGTTACACTCTGGTACCGCGCCCCGGAAGTTCTTCTGCAATCTACATACGCGACCCCAGTGGACATGTGGAGCGTTGGCTGTATCTTCGCCGAGATGTTTCGTCGAAA GCCTCTCTTCTGTGGAAACTCTGAAGCTGACCAGCTAGGCAAGATCTTTGA CCTGATCGGGCTGCCCCCAGAAGAAGACTGGCCTCGAGATGTGTCTCTCCCGCGAGGAGCCTTTTCTCCCAGAGGGCCCCGCCCGGTGCAGTCGGTGGTACCCGAGATGGAAGAGTCTGGGGCACAGCTCCTGCTG GAGATGCTGACTTTTAACCCACACAAGCGAATCTCTGCCTTCCGAGCCCTGCAGCACCCTTACCTACAGAATGGAGAAGGCAACCCAGAGTGA
- the TSPAN31 gene encoding tetraspanin-31, with product MVCGGFACSKNALCALNVVYMLVGLLLIGVAAWGTGLGLLSSIRIIGGVIAVGVFLLLIAVAGLVGAVNHHQVLLFFYMIILGLVFVFQFGISCSCLAINQNTQTDVINASWWVMSNETRHDMERSLNCCGLFNLTTLNQDLTSCAATCTKWNTCQLCGDKLLKHSDKALKILGGVGLFFSFTEILGVWLAMRFRNQKDPRANPSAFL from the exons atggtttGTGGCGGCTTTGCCTGTTCCAAGAATGCGCTGTGCGCGCTCAACGTGGTCTACATG CTGGTGGGCTTGCTGCTTATCGGGGTGGCCGCGTGGGGCACTGGCCTGGGCCTGCTGTCCAGCATCCGGATCATCGGCGGAGTCATCGCCGTGggagtcttcctcctcctcatcgcGGTGGCTGGCCTGGTGGGAGCCGTCAACCACCACCAAGTCCTGTTGTTCTTT TACATGATCATCCTTGGCCTGGTCTTCGTTTTCCAGTTTGGAATCTCTTGTTCCTGTCTGGCTATTAACCAAAACACACAG ACAGATGTCATCAATGCTTCTTGGTGGGTCATGAGCAATGAAACCCGGCATGACATGGAAAGAAGTCTTAATTGTTGCGGCTTATTCAACCTCACAACCCTGAATCAAGATCTTACTTCCTGTGCTGCT ACCTGCACTAAGTGGAACACCTGTCAGTTGTGTGGAGACAAACTGCTCAAGCATTCAGACAAAGCCCTAAAAATCCTGGGCGGTGTTGGCCTCTTCTTCAGCTTTACAGAG ATCCTTGGCGTCTGGCTAGCGATGAGGTTCCGGAATCAGAAAGACCCACGAGCTAACCCCAGTGCCTTCCTATGA